The genomic stretch AAAGCAGGCTTTGGCGCCACGTGTGTCCTTCTTGTGATTCATGAGGATGTCGCCTTTCAGGATTAGACCCTTGATGTGCTCGGGGTGGTGGCGCAGCAGCTCGTCCAACACGGGCAGCGCATCTATCTCGCGTTTGGACTGAGAGTAAAGCAGAGCCAGGTTAAACAGGGCGCTGCGGAAGCCGGCCTGCAAACCGATGGCTTTACGCATCCACTTCTCAGCTGCCGAATTTTCATTGGCATCCATGGCCAGCATGCCGAGGTTGAAGTAGCCGTTGGCATCGTCGGGCTCCTCCTCCACGTAGGTCAGGAAACGACGGTTGGCCTCCGGCCAGAACTTTGGCTCACCTGCCACAGAAAGCACAGACATAATGTGAGGCGTCATTGATTTTTAGAATCCACGACTGACGTTCAACCACAAAGTCTGCAGATATTCAAAGTCTGGGTTTCGGTTAATGTTAGGAATCAACAGTACAATTAATGTCAGAGTCAGAACACACTCTCTAAGAACAGATAACGAATGTTGTGTTCGGTTTTCATTTGACAAGTTTAAACTTCTCCAAAAGCAGACCAACTCCGCAACTGCTGGAGGCGACTGGCATGATTGAGGAACCTGAACACAGGTGAACACTCCAGCCAGTAGTGGAACTAGGCACATGAGGAATGAGGAGAAGAGTTTTTCCACGGTTGGATCTCTGCCCACATTAACACCTGCATGAACCCTGTAACCTACTGTGGAAAATCAAATTAGGAGACGTTCAAAAAGACACGtgagtggaaaagaaaacataaaccATCTAAACCTTCAGTCAATGCTGCTGTTAAGTATACATGCTTATTAAATGTGAGTGCGCTAACGAGGCGTGATCCGACAGAAACTTGGCTGGTGTCGTAGGGTTTAATGCGATGAGACCCATCTTAAGAAGCAGGTTACGCCTTTCAAGCCACATCAGTTTAATTCCTTTGTTCATACAATCGGCATAAAGAACCCACTTAATCAATGCCAAGTGGTGCTTTCCATGAACAAATGAATTCCTGGAGTTACACACTCACCAGACTCCTGCATGAGAAGTGCTGAGTTGAAGAGCGCCAGCTTGTGGCGTGGGCTGAGCTCCAGGGCGTGGTTGAAGTTTTTCAGGGCTTCTGATGGGTCCTTCATCTCGATGTTGACGATGGCCAGGTTGTACCACAGGTCAGCGTTGGTGCGGTCGAGCTCCAAGGCTCGGAGGTAGGCGTCCCGGGCTTCTGTCAGCTTGTtcatcttcagcagcagctcccctCTGAGCCAAAACAATTCGGCACGTTAAAAGCACACAAATGGAAATCAGGAGTCAGTAAAATATTCAACTGAATGTAAATTTAAGAATTTGTCTGCCATTTTCAGGGTTTTGGATCTTCCCCTCCAAACTGGAGAGCTACATGGACGGAAATAAATCACGTCGTTATTGGTCCGTTGCAGGTGGATCTGTATGTCAGGGTACGTTTGGCTATTGCTAGAATTTGGATTTTATCCCTGAGTGACCATTTGCTAAGATTAAAGTAAATAAGAAGCctaaaatagttttttttctgacagcGCTGCAGATCTGCACATATATATGTTTAAAGATTGAAATGTGATCGGTACAAAGTTGAAACCCTTGCCTGCTGATGTAGGCTTGTTTGAAGTCTGGCCTCATGCTGATTGCTTGCCTGTAGAGCTGATcggcctcctccagcctggACTCATTCGCCCGGATCAGATTGGCCAGGTTTATGTAAACGTTCAGGTGGTTAGGGGCCACGCGTGTCGCATACTTCTTACCAGGGATGACCTGATGAGTGGTCAACAGAGCGGTCATTGCTTTGGGAACGTCTGACAAATacactgaattaaaaagaaCGTGTGTGCTGACAGGCTGTCTACTGGTAGTGTAGCTGTGTAGTAACAATTCAACGAAAAGAGAGCAGATTGAGATGGTGAGGTACCTGTGGCATGAGGGATTTGGCAACCAGGTAGGCATCTTCTGCCTCTTTGGACCTGTTCAAGTTCTTGTAGGTTCGTCCAACATTCATGTGAGCACCAAtgtcatctgcagaaacatggtGTGGTAAGAAAGGCAGCAGAAAAACGACAGACTGAAACAGCACCTGCCTGTTCTCTGAGTCCATTCTTCACCTCACCTCACTCTGCTTTTCCCAGtgcattttcacttttctcccACTTTGCTTTACTTTTACATCCCACAACTAAGCTGAGCATCAAGTgtaaagagaaataaaaaaccTTAATGGCGGATTTAAGAGAATAATGTAACTTTGTTTGGAGGCCACTCGAAGGAAAACAAATCCTTCTGGGAACCACAGAGGAAAGTGAGGCGTTGAAAGGGGGCCAGTCAGGATAAACCGATGCCTGATGATTAACATAGCAGGACATCCTCATCGGGTTAATGTATTTACATCGTTAATCTTGGGGAAACACTCTTGGGTGCTGAACCAGCAGAAGTGTTGATACCTTAGCAGATGACAGGCTTCCTGAAAACTAAGCTGTGAAGCAGAACAGAAATGCTGGGCGAGGCTTCCTCTGGCTTaagcattaaaatgaaatataagtTAAGTGTAGTGAGTTCTTAGAGTGAAGTTAATGGATTCATTAAATAATAAGCTGGCTGTTAAttcagtcttgttttttgtcttatttttgcacttttccTGCCCAATTTCTTTATATTCCGTTGTGGACTGTagaaaaacctgcagctgcactggTGGAAGGTATTAGTATTATTTGCCTGTTTCAAGAGTGGAGTCACTTTATACAGTCAGAATAACGAAGGCTCAAAGCCTTGATTAACACAgggtgaaaacacaaacagaaacactttaCATTACAATACCTCTGCAATTTTGAGGTGACATAATGTTACATAAATATACACTATTGCCAAAAGAATTCACTCGCCCatccaaataattgaaatcaggtgttccaatcacttccatggccacaggtgtataaaatcaagcaccaaggcatgcagactgtttctacaaacacTGGTGAAAGAATCGCTCTCAGGAACTCAGTGAATTCCAGcgtggtactgtgataggatGCCACCCGTGCAACAAGTCCAGTCAGGAAATCTCCTCGCTCCTAAATATTCCACAGTCAACAGacagacctccaaacttcatgtggCCTTCAGATTAGCTCAAGAACAGTGCATAGAGAGCTTCACGGAGTGGGTTTCCATGGCCAAGCAGCTGCATGCAAGCCATACATCAACGAGTACAATGCAAAGTGTTGGATGCAGTGGTATAAAGCACGCCGCCACTGGACTCTAGAGCGGAGAACggtacttgtctgactgcattgtgccaagtgtaaagtttggtggaggggggattatggtgtggggttgttttcaggagctgggcttggccccttagttccagtgaaagAAACTCTGAATGCTTCTCCAAGAGATTTTGGACACTTCATGCTCCCGactttgtgggaacagtttggagatggccccttcctgttccaacacgactgtgcaccagtgcacaaagcaagctccataaagacatggatgagagagCTTGGTGTGGgtgaacttgactggcctgcacagagtcctgTTCTCAACCCGAtagaacacctttgggatgaataaGAGTGGAGACTGAGAGCCAGGTCTTCTTGTccatcatcagtgtgtgacctctCAAATGCGCTTctggaagaatggtcaaaaattcccataaacacactcctaaacctcgtggaaagccttcccagaagagttgaagctgttCTTGCTGCAAAGGGTGGACCGACGTCATATTAAACCCTATGGATTAAGAATGGGATGTCATCCCTAACTCAATTACATAACTGACAGCGCTTTTTATGACTGACTGACGCGGCGGCACACACAGTGCTGGCATCCTTCACCCCTGCGAATGAGTCATCGCACTCATTTGTAAGTGTGATTTACAGGAGTCGCTGCAGGCAGAAGGGCATTGCTTAATGACTTAAAGTTAAATCTGCACCTCCGACAGTCTCAAAAACCAAATGAGTGTTTTACAGCAGGGCCATTGGACTGCAAGGTGCTTCTGTCATTTGGTCTCGCTCCTGTTTGATGACCCTGCCTGCGTGTTTCTTATTAAGAACTGGTAGAACAGCTTCCCGACACGGGCAGCAAAAACACGATTGTGTAACGGGTGATAAAACTGCGAGTCCCACTGGAAACAAAATATTAGAGAGATCTCACAACATCACCTTTAACCCAGCTAACAAATTACACGAAAGCCCCGGCAGAACCTTTTTTATCACTTGTGATACCATCATTTTATTGAGTGTGTGTCAAAATACCGTTGTGATTTATGAATGCCTAATTTATGTTTCTTACCTGGCTGGACGCGTGTGGCCTGGAGAAAATACTGCAGCGCCTTCGCATAATTGTTTTGGTTCTCTAGAGCGTGGCCAACGTTATTCCACAACTTGGCATTGTTCTTGTTGACCTGTTTTGACAGACAACAGGCCTGAATAATTACATTTTGTCTGGTAAAAGGCTAATCAATCATCATCATGAAGAGAAGAGGTATCATTAAACTACTCGTTCACACCTTTAATCAAAATTTATTCTAACATGAGAGCCAGAACGCAGTGGCAAGACGGGCCAAGAAACGCTGGCAGCGCCGCCTTAGTTGTCTCTCCATCTTACCTTCAGGGCAGAGGTGAAGAGAGTGTATTCTGACTCCCAGTCCCAGTTCCTGTTGAAAGTTTTCACTGCATGTGTAGTTAAAAGCACGCCGATTATCAACCAGGAAATGTTCTTCAAGTGTCTACAAAAGGAAAATTTAAAGAGTTTCAAATTAGATAGATTTGGTTATGCAGTAAACCAAACAGTTAAAGCGCACTCAGAGAAGAGTCTGTGCTGTGAGTCATTTCGATTGTTTGGGGAAAGCAGACAGATCACGGTCTCATTACATTCAAGGCAGTAACATAATTGTGGACAGGAACTCACCCTTTGTGGGAGACAATCTTGAATCCATGTGCGACAAGAACACAGAAACCCATGCTGGGCACATAAAGGACCCTCTCAGCCACAACAAAGCCCACAGGAAAGAAGAGGTTTGAAGCAGGAATAAAAGGCAGGACGATCAAAGACAGGGCCTGacggagaaagacagaaaacgaTTTCAGAGATCACGTATAAACATGTGTAACACAGATCCACTACGGCTGAAACGATTAGCCACTCGGAAGAAAATTAACTGGAGACTATTTTAAAAATCCAACGAACCATTTCAATGCcaaaaatgctgtaaaacataaataatacaGGATGTGATAACTGGCTTATCCCGTTTGACATCTActacagcacaaagacaaggtATTTTAAtagatttctgtaaatatctgcttattgtgaatctgatccagcaacacgtttcaaaactgggaaagatgtggaacgctccaaaaacacctgtttggaacattccacaggtaaacaggctcattggtaacaggtgatggtgtCACGATTGGgcatgaaaggggcatcctggaaaggctcagtcgttcacaactctgtgaacacatgactggataaaggagattCATACACGGACTCGGGAACATTTCGTAAAGCCGCTGTCGATAAACAcgattctgtttttattttcgcCCCAACTTTTGTGGAATCTGGGTTGTTCATGCAAAACGAATGGATGGTGTTTCAGGGGTTGAATCAGATGTGAGCAGGGGCTACGGGCAGCCTCAAATCTGTCCATCTCAGCATGTATGAATGAGCTGATGTGAAGAAATCTGACAGCGTATGTGCATCCTCCTGCACAGGCCGGAGCCTGAGGGTTTGTCGGTTTTTATATATAGCATCGGTGCAACCTAATGAAGTAACaatccatgttttattcagtgatCTGCTGATTAAATAATGTCTTGTTGTGCGAGTTACATGGTTGATATGTGGGACACTGGAAGTGGAAGTGGTGAGTACTGAACATAATTACTTATCTTCTCGTTACTGATACTTGGTTGGTCCCGGGGTGTCTGCTCACTGCTCAATGACAGGTGTCACAGTTTAAGAGCACAGAACAAACTTCCCAACAAGGAATTTTCCTCAATTCATCTTAAGTGAAACCCACCGAGAGCTTAACTTCTGTTttcagttacagtgaaaaaacatTGACATTACACGCTATACCATCAAGTACTCAGACGGAGAATCCGTCCTTCAGCATAAAACCCCACAGGGTGTCGTTAAGGTGTTGCGTAAAAGCTGAGGGTGTAATTTGAAACATGAGCTGAACAAACGGGAAAATTCGACTATGCAGCACAAACTGTGAACACGTGAACATATTGTGGCATCAGCCCTGAACGTTTTGAGCCTAACCCGCATACTTGTGTTCCTCAGCTGGTATTTTAATGTCACAGAGCGGAACTTATCAACCTATCAAAATATCCAAATGTCCAAACACGGCTGTTAGTGCGACTCAGACGTGTTACATTAATGCCTGAATCTCACAATGATGTCCTTCAGGTGATACTGAACTTTCCATGTACGACATTCATTATTActattttcctgttgttttcatcGCTGTGTAACGTCCAAGAAGACTTGTTTAAAAATAACCAAGTGTTTACCACTGACGAAAAAATGCTTCGTCATGTCCCAGAACAATGCCTGACAAGATACCGCAGAGTAAATCGGGATGAGTTGATTTATGGACTGGTCGACTGATAGGATGTTAATTGGCAACAATTTTCAGTTTTaggcaaaaatgtcaaaaattcaGTTTCCAGAAGGGAAACAAAGAAGCCATTTGCAGATGTTAACTTGGGTTTTAGGAAATCAGATTTTTTCAGTATATACAGACATTTTGCAGACTAAACAACTGAATGATTAATCAAgtaaataatcagcagatgagtTGCTAATAATGGTTAGCTGTAGCCCTCGTGTGCAGCCAGCACAGGTAGTAAAAGGCCCTTGAGGGGCTCTtcaactgttttgttttcaactATTTAATGTGTCTCACAGTGCATGTGAGAGAGCTGGTAATGAAGCTAAGTAGGTTGATATGGTCTGATATCGTTATGCAACATATTCCAAAATGCTCTTAGCAAACCTGAGTAAACACTGCAAAGGTCAGAATTCAGcttattttgtgttgatttgtgGTCCCCTTTTCTAAACTGAGGTGAAGAGCAATACTGTGAGGAAGTTTACTGACCTCGAGGTGCGAGAGCCACGGGCCTGTTGCACAACAGATGCtaatttgtttctgtgtgccGCAATGAACCAACACCACTCATTCATTCcctcagagagtgagaggagctTATGCTTTATCTGTCTTCACTTGTGCTGGCCAATAAAATCTTCTTGGATTGTTGTGATGAAGCTGGAAATAATGTTCTGCAATACTGATTCTGTCTCAGTGATTCAACGCAGTGATGTTGGATATGTCACGAGCCTTATGTTACACCAATATTCAATTTAGCGTGAGACAGCATTGTTATTTATCAGTTCATGTTTGTGGTTGTGACTGGTGAACAACCACATAAACTTAAACTGAACCACTTGTTCATTTGGTTATGGGTAGAAAACCACTGACGGATGAAACCAATGAAACTAGTCAACCCAGTCGGAGTTGGTAGGAGGGATTATACCAATGAAAGTATCAAAGGGAAACACCACGTGAAAGTCCTTGAggataaacaaataaaattttACGACATATCCCTCGTTTGATTTgcaaaaagggaaaacatgTGGACACCCTACAAAACTTTTTAATGGCCATTTGTTTGGAGATAAACAAAGCTCACTTATTACAAGCAATGTACTTCCTTCAGCCCATCAGTGCCAGCTGCTgaccaaactgtgtgtgtgtgtgtgtgtgtgtgtgtgtgtgtgtgtgtgtgagcatgctcAGCTGGGAGGCTGTGTCCTGCCGGTAGAGAGCGGGAAGTCATGTTCAGTGTTCGACAAATATTAGCGAAGGAactgatgacaaaaacacatcaaggaCTGCCCTGATTGCACACGGGGGGACATCCAGCGGCAGAAACTTGACGATTGTGCAGGAAAGCAATAAAAAGTCCATCAAAAGCGCTGGTTTTTCCATTCACGCCACAGTTAAGCCTTGTTAAGGTTTGTACTCAGCAAAAAAAAGTGGATTTGTGCACCGTGAGTTGGCCATAAAGATGGTGGGCAGGGCTACATCTGTAAGCAAACTGTCAGCAGACAAATGATatcaaaatacatttgaataatCTGACCAAACTTCCTCTCACCATGATGACCGTCTTGGCAGAACTGTGTCTGTAGCGCAGGCTGTGGTAAGCTAGCAGGCCCAGAAAAGTGTAAAACACCAGGGTGGCCAGGTTACGGAGGTCTAGGAGTGACTCCACCAGGGGGATGGTGCCCATAGTCCAGTCGCAGCAGAGCTCGGAGGGATTCAGCAGAAGCCACGCGTTCACCGGGAGAAGGTAGTTGAAAGTCATCTGTCTTGTGGGAGTGGGGCTGACTGCTGCTGGGTTATCAAATCTAcaagagaggacacagagaagtTAATCTgtggagacaaagaaaacaacacctCCTCAGCTGTCGAGCAGGGGAGTGGGCTGctcatgctttgggcttgtgttgcagccgGTGGTACGAGGAAGAACAGAATCAAATAAATACCAGCAAATGCCGGAGGCTAACATCATCTGCACAAAAGCTGGGGATGACTGAGAAGATGGCCTCAACAACGAGGCAACGATCCTGAACgcacctcaaaatccacagtGAGACACACGCTGAAGTTTTGTACAACCTGGACTGCAGAATTCAGATCTCATCTATGTCTACATAGATCTATAAAAACAGTTACTGTATACAGCTTGTCTACATCTGCATCGCTATGTCCATCTGTCCATATCAGTATCTAATAACTCAGGAGGCCAACAGTGAGGTGTGATATACAGTCTGTGTTATGCATTCATGGACGTTCACATTCAGCGACTGCTTAATGCAtctttctgtttacatttttcctctttaatctgGCACAGGGTACCCTCACTCTGTCATCACGGTGAGCCCCCAAAGCTCCCAACAACAACCATAATCCCAACATCTCCGACTGGGAGATGAAATCTGCCTTTGTTTAAACCCTACCGCCTGGCTGTGGGGCTCGTCCACTGTGGTTTTTCCTCTATGGTAATGCTAAAGGAACGCCATCTAACATAGAAAAGATAAACTATTACCTCAGGAGTATGAGTGCATTTAGCAGATTTCACTGAAATATTCCCATCAGACAGTGAGATACCTTGTTTGAAACGTtcttttgtgtgaaatttgGCATGAAGGTGAACTAAAGGAAATGTCAGGGACCCgcagaaacattcaaatttaTCCTCTGGTGACCTCAGTGTTAACCATCGCAAATTTCAGTGCAAACGCTGCCCTTATTTTTTACAACCCTTCGTCACGGAACAAATTGCTGGCAAGAAGAAAGTTTGACGTTACAGATTTGCGACAGGAAAGACAAGGTGGTCCATTAAACGTCCGTTCTAACCAACGATCCAACCATCCACATTGCCACCCTGTTAGCAGTAGGGCTAAAAtaagtttgaaaataaaaccaaatgtaGAATATATAACCTCCTGCTGAAGGCTCTGACAATGAAAATATCTGATCTTAGAAAAAAGTGCGTGGACATGATttgtctgtgcagctgccatGACTCATCTGTCTTTGGTGTTTAAGAGAAACACCTCGACTCTTTCTTTGTACCTGAGCTGCTCGGGTCCAGCAGGTAGTCTGAGCTTGTTTTCGAAGAATGTGCTGCTCCTCCCAGATCACGACTGGTGATAATCTAAATATGCATTATTGTTATGGCTTGAACACAGAAATTCTCTCAGACAATCCGGAGACATATTCAGGATTACGGCCAGAGGATTAGCACATCGAGGCTAATGTCTGGAATTTTATCTTTGTGACCAAATGCCTTGAGGTTGAGTCTGTGCTGAACCTTGTAAAGACAATTTCAACATAGTCTAGACTCCTTAATCTAATAGAAATATTACCATTTGGCCATTGCCTTATTGTGTTCTCGCTGAGCAAGTAGTTAATCCAAATCTTAACACTGAATTCCTCCTTTTATTACCTATAACCTAATTATTACCTATAGCAGCTACTATGCTTCCATGCCAGCAGATGTCTGTCTCTTTATCTTTAGATGTCTTCCTTCACAACATGCTGACTTCCATTGGTCATCGTCTTTTATGGGCTGGTTTATACTTTTAACCATTGCCGAGCTGTACAGCTGTATTTCCTGACCTCAGTGATTTTGAGTTACCACGGCTGGACGATGTGGACATGGAAATGATCAGCCAACCCTACACTGACGATGTTCATTGTCTTTTTATTCATAAAATCAGATGCTTTCATTAACAGAGACTTCACCAGCTGGATTACACATTTCCATCCACATT from Chaetodon auriga isolate fChaAug3 chromosome 6, fChaAug3.hap1, whole genome shotgun sequence encodes the following:
- the tmtc3 gene encoding protein O-mannosyl-transferase TMTC3, which gives rise to MAVVSWKEILLLTGLVVGCYWNSLSCGFVFDDVSAILDNKDLRPSTPLRNLFLNDFWGTPMAEERSHKSYRPLTVLTFRLNYLFSELSAASYHLLNVVLHAVVCVLFLRVCRLFLDKTSSLVAALLFAVHPIHTEAVTGVVGRAELLSSIFLLAAFLAYTKSTGADHSIVWAPIALTVVLVAAATLCKEQGITVVGICCVHEVFVAQGFTLPMLLDTLRQVLQGKDGFPYAVLQTLLKLIVLVISTLLLVIIRVQVIQSQLPVFTRFDNPAAVSPTPTRQMTFNYLLPVNAWLLLNPSELCCDWTMGTIPLVESLLDLRNLATLVFYTFLGLLAYHSLRYRHSSAKTVIMALSLIVLPFIPASNLFFPVGFVVAERVLYVPSMGFCVLVAHGFKIVSHKGHLKNISWLIIGVLLTTHAVKTFNRNWDWESEYTLFTSALKVNKNNAKLWNNVGHALENQNNYAKALQYFLQATRVQPDDIGAHMNVGRTYKNLNRSKEAEDAYLVAKSLMPQVIPGKKYATRVAPNHLNVYINLANLIRANESRLEEADQLYRQAISMRPDFKQAYISRGELLLKMNKLTEARDAYLRALELDRTNADLWYNLAIVNIEMKDPSEALKNFNHALELSPRHKLALFNSALLMQESGEPKFWPEANRRFLTYVEEEPDDANGYFNLGMLAMDANENSAAEKWMRKAIGLQAGFRSALFNLALLYSQSKREIDALPVLDELLRHHPEHIKGLILKGDILMNHKKDTRGAKACFERILHMDPTNVQGKHNLCVVYFEERDLPRAERCLEETLALAPNEEYVRRHLSIVRGKMAAMSAAGQPLTSAEGATASDKEEKPKRANEGAEEVLTEGQEEGRGADAVGMGAGDEKNVRKSSAESLGGVGVDQSESLDSSQSDKRTKGKSTKEIKDIEEKRAAALKRLEEIERILSGD